From a single Aquincola tertiaricarbonis genomic region:
- a CDS encoding putative 2OG-Fe(II) oxygenase codes for MDEVFGLFPTPVLRAGGAVPPALVAELAAHFDAAPAQANAASDQLVHTRLLRPEDSPLLPQLVALLTPKIEDMGALMFGQRLGWAIKEMWVNRMGQGGHQAMHHHANSFVSGVLYLTEVDAAAQTVFSKPVGGTEFVFRHQHAQVASTPFNADRWVCPATAPGDLLLFPSYLLHAVPPNPGGRRITLSFNAIPGGLDAWGYAIRFGA; via the coding sequence ATGGACGAGGTGTTCGGCCTCTTTCCCACGCCGGTGCTGCGCGCCGGCGGCGCGGTGCCGCCCGCGCTGGTGGCCGAGCTGGCGGCGCACTTCGATGCGGCGCCGGCGCAGGCCAACGCCGCCAGCGACCAGCTGGTGCACACCCGCCTGCTCCGGCCGGAAGACAGCCCGCTGCTGCCGCAGCTGGTGGCGCTGCTCACGCCCAAGATCGAGGACATGGGCGCGCTGATGTTCGGCCAGCGGCTGGGTTGGGCCATCAAGGAGATGTGGGTCAACCGCATGGGGCAGGGCGGCCACCAGGCCATGCACCACCATGCCAACAGCTTCGTCTCGGGCGTGCTGTACCTCACCGAGGTGGACGCCGCCGCGCAGACGGTGTTCAGCAAGCCGGTGGGCGGCACCGAGTTCGTGTTCCGCCACCAGCATGCGCAGGTGGCCTCCACGCCCTTCAATGCCGACCGCTGGGTGTGCCCGGCCACCGCGCCCGGCGACCTGCTGCTGTTTCCCAGCTACCTGCTGCATGCGGTGCCGCCCAACCCCGGCGGGCGGCGCATCACCTTGTCCTTCAACGCGATTCCGGGCGGGCTGGACGCCTGGGGCTATGCCATCCGCTTCGGCGCCTGA
- a CDS encoding TRAP transporter small permease, protein MRSLFHFYCKALEALLVLALALMVVLVFGNVVLRYAFNSGITVSEEVSRWLFIWLTFLGAVVALHEHRHLGTDMLLARLGPGARRACMVVAQLLMLAVCVLLLQGSLTQMRINWTVAAPSTGAPMAVVYIAAVVFAASALPMLLVDLLALFKPAADGAEPLRRSAAARPLRRRRSAPLGGELAQRAGAPSRAEEQA, encoded by the coding sequence ATGAGATCCCTCTTCCACTTCTACTGCAAGGCCCTCGAAGCCCTGCTGGTGCTGGCCCTGGCCCTGATGGTGGTGCTGGTGTTCGGCAACGTGGTGCTGCGCTACGCCTTCAACTCCGGCATCACGGTGTCCGAGGAAGTCTCGCGCTGGCTGTTCATCTGGCTCACCTTCCTGGGCGCGGTGGTGGCCCTGCATGAGCACCGCCACCTGGGCACCGACATGCTGCTGGCCCGCCTGGGCCCGGGCGCGCGCCGCGCCTGCATGGTGGTGGCGCAGCTGCTGATGCTGGCCGTGTGCGTGCTGCTGCTGCAGGGCTCGCTGACCCAGATGCGCATCAACTGGACGGTGGCCGCGCCTTCCACCGGCGCACCGATGGCAGTGGTCTACATCGCCGCGGTGGTGTTCGCCGCCTCGGCCCTGCCGATGCTGCTGGTGGACCTGCTGGCCCTCTTCAAGCCCGCCGCCGATGGCGCGGAGCCCCTGCGCCGGAGTGCCGCCGCCCGGCCGCTCCGAAGGCGGCGCTCCGCCCCTCTCGGAGGGGAGCTCGCGCAGCGAGCGGGTGCCCCATCCCGGGCCGAGGAGCAGGCATGA
- a CDS encoding TRAP transporter large permease subunit: MTITVFLGSLLGAMALGVPIAFALLLCGVALMWHLDLFDAQILAQNLVSGADSFPLLAVPFFMLAGEIMNVGGLSRRIVNLALTLVGHVRGGLGYVTIIAACIMAALSGSAVADAAALAALLLPMMVAAGHDKARSAGLIASAGIIAPVIPPSIGFVIFGVAANVSISKLFLAGIAPGVMLGVALWFTWWWLVRREKVVPPPRRSRGEVFTALREASWALVLPVIVVVGLKMGVFTPTEAAVVAAVYALVVATCVYRELPVSRLYAVFVDAAKTSAVVMFLVAAAMVSAWLITVAGLPALVVDLLAPFMDNQTLLLIAIMLLVFFVGTAMDMTPTILILTPVLMPVVKQAGIDPVYFGVLFMINNAIGLITPPVGAVLNTVAGVGKVRMDEVTRGVLPFLTAQFLLLMLMVLFPQLVTVPASWFY, encoded by the coding sequence ATGACCATCACCGTCTTCCTCGGTTCGCTGCTCGGGGCCATGGCACTGGGCGTGCCCATCGCCTTTGCGCTGCTGCTGTGCGGCGTGGCGCTGATGTGGCACCTGGACCTGTTCGACGCGCAGATCCTGGCGCAGAACCTGGTGAGCGGCGCCGACAGCTTTCCGCTGCTGGCGGTGCCGTTCTTCATGCTGGCCGGCGAGATCATGAACGTGGGCGGGCTGTCGCGGCGCATCGTCAACCTGGCGCTGACGCTGGTGGGCCATGTGCGCGGCGGCCTGGGCTACGTCACCATCATCGCGGCCTGCATCATGGCCGCGCTGTCGGGCTCGGCGGTGGCCGATGCGGCGGCGCTGGCCGCGCTGCTGCTGCCGATGATGGTGGCCGCCGGCCACGACAAGGCGCGCTCGGCGGGGCTCATCGCCTCGGCCGGCATCATCGCCCCGGTGATCCCGCCGTCCATCGGCTTCGTGATCTTCGGCGTGGCGGCCAACGTGTCCATCAGCAAGCTGTTCCTGGCCGGCATCGCGCCGGGGGTGATGCTGGGCGTGGCGCTGTGGTTCACCTGGTGGTGGCTGGTGCGCCGCGAGAAGGTGGTGCCGCCGCCGCGCCGCAGCCGCGGCGAGGTGTTCACCGCGCTGCGCGAGGCCTCGTGGGCGCTGGTGCTGCCGGTGATCGTGGTGGTGGGGCTGAAGATGGGCGTCTTCACGCCCACCGAGGCGGCCGTGGTGGCGGCGGTGTATGCGCTGGTGGTGGCCACCTGCGTGTACCGCGAGCTGCCGGTGAGCCGGCTGTACGCTGTGTTCGTGGACGCCGCCAAGACCAGCGCGGTGGTGATGTTCCTGGTGGCCGCGGCCATGGTCAGCGCCTGGCTGATCACGGTGGCCGGGCTGCCGGCCCTGGTGGTGGACCTGCTGGCGCCCTTCATGGACAACCAGACGCTGCTGCTCATCGCCATCATGCTGCTGGTGTTCTTCGTGGGCACGGCGATGGACATGACGCCCACCATCCTGATCCTGACGCCGGTGCTGATGCCGGTGGTCAAGCAGGCCGGCATCGACCCGGTGTACTTCGGTGTGCTGTTCATGATCAACAACGCCATCGGCCTGATCACCCCACCGGTGGGCGCGGTGCTCAACACCGTGGCCGGCGTGGGCAAGGTGCGCATGGACGAGGTCACCCGTGGCGTGCTGCCGTTTCTGACCGCGCAGTTCCTGCTGCTGATGCTGATGGTGCTGTTCCCGCAGCTGGTGACGGTGCCGGCGAGCTGGTTCTACTAG
- a CDS encoding TRAP transporter substrate-binding protein, with translation MGTTMGKHISYTLKAGIATLGLALLAGGAAQAQDIKERNLRFAFSLAKDHPLGQGAQKFADAVAARSGGKMKVSLFPNAVLGSDQQNLSAVRGGTLDFTSMATGIVASLDKQFMVFDLPFLFNDAKEAYAVTDGAVATRLLDGLQAHGLVGLGIWDLGFRNMTNSKRPIVRAEDMQGLKMRVISSPIFIDLFTTLGANPLPMTFGEVYGALESRAIDGQDNPVAVIESAKFAEVQKYLSITRHVYTGMPFMMSKKTWDGMSADERKVIRDAAAEAKTEERRLTQQKEAQAIDGLRKSMQVNEVSEAEMLRWRQKVQPVVDKFSREIGEGVVKDVNAELTRMRGAK, from the coding sequence ATGGGGACCACGATGGGCAAGCACATCTCTTACACGCTGAAGGCCGGTATCGCCACGCTGGGCCTGGCCTTGCTGGCCGGCGGCGCCGCGCAGGCGCAGGACATCAAGGAGCGCAACCTGCGCTTTGCCTTCAGCCTGGCCAAGGACCATCCGCTGGGGCAGGGCGCGCAGAAGTTCGCCGACGCCGTGGCTGCCAGAAGCGGCGGCAAGATGAAGGTCAGCCTGTTCCCAAATGCGGTGCTGGGCAGCGACCAGCAGAACCTGTCGGCGGTGCGCGGCGGCACGCTGGACTTCACCTCCATGGCCACCGGCATCGTTGCTTCGCTGGACAAGCAGTTCATGGTGTTCGACCTGCCCTTCCTGTTCAACGACGCGAAGGAGGCCTACGCCGTGACCGACGGCGCGGTGGCCACCCGGCTGCTGGACGGGCTGCAGGCGCACGGCCTGGTGGGCCTGGGCATCTGGGACCTGGGCTTTCGCAACATGACCAACAGCAAGCGCCCCATCGTGCGCGCCGAGGACATGCAGGGTCTGAAGATGCGGGTGATCAGCTCGCCCATCTTCATCGACCTGTTCACCACGCTGGGTGCCAACCCGCTGCCGATGACCTTCGGCGAGGTGTATGGCGCGCTGGAGTCCCGCGCCATCGACGGCCAGGATAACCCGGTGGCGGTGATCGAATCGGCCAAGTTCGCCGAGGTGCAGAAGTACCTGTCCATCACCCGGCATGTCTATACAGGCATGCCGTTCATGATGAGCAAGAAGACCTGGGACGGCATGTCGGCCGACGAGCGCAAGGTGATCCGCGACGCGGCGGCTGAAGCCAAGACCGAGGAGCGCCGCCTGACCCAGCAGAAGGAAGCCCAGGCCATCGACGGCCTGCGCAAGAGCATGCAGGTCAACGAGGTGAGCGAGGCCGAGATGCTGCGCTGGCGCCAGAAGGTGCAGCCGGTGGTCGACAAGTTCAGCCGCGAGATCGGCGAAGGCGTGGTGAAGGACGTGAACGCCGAGCTGACCCGCATGCGCGGCGCCAAGTAA
- a CDS encoding PEP-CTERM sorting domain-containing protein, producing the protein MQLPDTARWRPRLALGLMSLLLAASAPALAALHAIGPDAQGVGRLFTDLDEPTTALALGDGSMAFNGGLTFSTADGRFYAIANDSLGQSVLTSFSGADPAALSTPITLGSGFVGGLAAQGRRLYAVAQDFSGAASLYRVDGGGASLVGALGGGLYGGLTYNPRDGLLYGIAADDAGVQRRLVAIDAEAAGGPGTTVLFDLGDGSRAFQGGLAWDDRDGRFVAIANDATGGSQLVAFASSGPGSLVDLATPLGPGYINAGLAWTAPAVPEPQAALLLLAGLAALAWRRRQRPSPLP; encoded by the coding sequence ATGCAGCTTCCCGACACCGCCCGCTGGCGCCCCCGACTCGCTCTGGGCTTGATGAGCCTGCTGCTCGCGGCCAGCGCCCCCGCCCTCGCGGCCTTGCACGCGATCGGCCCCGATGCGCAGGGCGTGGGTCGCCTCTTCACCGACCTGGACGAACCCACCACCGCTCTGGCGCTGGGCGACGGCAGCATGGCCTTCAACGGCGGGCTGACTTTCAGCACCGCCGACGGCCGCTTCTACGCCATCGCCAACGACAGCCTCGGCCAATCGGTGCTCACCTCGTTCAGCGGTGCCGATCCGGCCGCGCTGTCCACGCCGATCACGCTGGGCAGCGGCTTCGTCGGTGGCCTGGCGGCGCAAGGCCGCCGGTTGTACGCCGTGGCGCAGGACTTCAGCGGCGCTGCTTCGCTGTACCGAGTGGATGGTGGCGGCGCCAGCCTGGTGGGCGCGCTGGGCGGCGGGCTTTATGGCGGGCTCACCTACAACCCGCGCGACGGGCTGCTGTATGGCATCGCGGCCGACGATGCCGGGGTGCAGCGCCGGCTGGTGGCCATCGATGCCGAAGCGGCCGGCGGCCCCGGCACCACCGTGCTGTTCGACCTGGGCGACGGCTCGCGCGCCTTCCAAGGCGGGCTGGCCTGGGACGACCGCGACGGCCGCTTCGTCGCCATCGCGAACGACGCGACCGGTGGCTCGCAGCTGGTGGCCTTTGCCAGCAGCGGGCCGGGCTCGCTGGTGGACCTGGCCACGCCGCTGGGCCCGGGCTACATCAACGCCGGCCTGGCCTGGACGGCGCCCGCCGTGCCCGAGCCGCAAGCCGCCCTGCTGCTGCTGGCGGGACTGGCCGCTCTGGCCTGGCGCCGCCGCCAGAGGCCCTCACCACTTCCCTGA
- a CDS encoding PEP-CTERM sorting domain-containing protein, translating into MKYALAPVLALTCALAMPLAAQAETVSLQVSGTGVSASLTITYGAQTDAKYPDAYVVTGISGSFSDASVGISNATVLGLVKTTFNVPDATNLLAPANFSRFAVASGLGPQNNGYLSYDNLFWPGGAPQTASDYPAYGGMLDIYGLMFRIGDGKVVNLWSNGVFDGPALGPIYGLAVATVDQALAYHEGISVTAVPEPATTALLLLGLGATGWAARRQRGTRAG; encoded by the coding sequence ATGAAGTACGCCCTTGCCCCCGTGCTGGCCCTGACCTGCGCGCTGGCCATGCCCCTGGCCGCCCAGGCCGAAACCGTGTCGCTGCAGGTCAGCGGCACCGGTGTGTCGGCCAGCCTGACCATCACCTACGGTGCGCAGACCGATGCCAAGTACCCGGATGCCTATGTGGTCACCGGCATCAGCGGCAGCTTCAGCGACGCCTCGGTCGGCATCAGCAATGCCACGGTGCTGGGGCTGGTGAAGACCACCTTCAACGTGCCCGATGCCACCAACCTACTGGCGCCGGCCAACTTCAGCCGCTTTGCGGTGGCCTCGGGCCTGGGGCCGCAGAACAACGGCTACCTGTCCTACGACAACCTGTTCTGGCCCGGCGGCGCCCCGCAGACGGCCAGCGACTATCCCGCCTATGGCGGCATGCTCGACATCTATGGCCTGATGTTCCGCATCGGCGACGGCAAGGTGGTGAACCTGTGGAGCAACGGCGTCTTCGACGGCCCGGCCCTCGGCCCCATCTACGGGCTGGCCGTGGCCACGGTGGACCAGGCCTTGGCCTACCACGAGGGCATCAGCGTGACGGCGGTGCCGGAGCCCGCCACCACGGCCCTGCTGCTGCTGGGCCTGGGCGCCACCGGCTGGGCCGCACGGCGCCAGCGGGGCACACGCGCGGGCTGA
- a CDS encoding group I truncated hemoglobin, with protein sequence MRTAIAMTKTFCGRAATLPLLLALAGLAPLAQAQPAPAAEPLVPVFAPDPALLADFGGVEGVRKLSSLFVDNMRADPRIGHYFEKTKLSELKKQLGDQLCQVLAGPCVYEGDTMKASHADLKISKADSLAQVEVLQATMDSLGIPFGSQNRLLARLAPMYRQIITR encoded by the coding sequence ATGCGCACCGCTATCGCCATGACCAAGACCTTCTGCGGCCGTGCCGCCACCCTCCCCCTGCTGCTGGCGCTGGCCGGCCTGGCGCCGCTGGCCCAGGCCCAGCCCGCCCCGGCGGCCGAACCGCTGGTGCCGGTGTTCGCGCCCGATCCGGCACTGCTGGCCGACTTCGGCGGGGTCGAGGGCGTGCGCAAGCTCTCCAGCCTGTTCGTCGACAACATGCGGGCCGACCCGCGCATTGGTCACTACTTCGAGAAGACCAAGCTCTCGGAGCTGAAGAAGCAGCTGGGCGACCAGCTGTGCCAGGTGCTGGCCGGCCCCTGCGTGTACGAAGGCGACACGATGAAGGCCTCGCACGCCGACCTGAAGATCAGCAAGGCCGACAGCCTGGCGCAGGTGGAAGTGCTGCAGGCCACGATGGACAGCCTGGGCATTCCGTTCGGCAGCCAGAACCGCCTGCTGGCGAGGCTGGCGCCGATGTACCGTCAGATCATCACGCGCTGA
- a CDS encoding DUF3034 family protein, with protein MSSPALPLLCCALALSLPAAAAPSDEAPAPRPTARSKLLLTAGVSSIDGAAGGGLTPWAVTGTQATEHEVGGTAFVTRAVVSDYALTVKGATVGIHDRVELSLARQDFDAGVVVPRTTLKLDIAGVKLKLAGDAVLNSDTWQPQVAVGLFYKHLDPGSAVGGVLDSVGAKRHGVEVYASATKLLLAQGVLLNGTLRATQANQNGLLGFGTTGDRRMRLQPEFSVAKLLRKDLAIGAEYRFKPDRLAFAGPAFKESDWKDVFVAWAPNKHLSFTLAWVDLGQIVGHERQRGTYLSIQAGL; from the coding sequence ATGTCGTCTCCTGCCCTTCCCCTGCTGTGCTGCGCGCTCGCGCTGTCCCTGCCCGCGGCTGCGGCGCCGAGCGATGAGGCGCCGGCGCCCCGGCCCACCGCGCGCAGCAAGCTGCTGCTGACCGCGGGCGTGAGCTCCATCGACGGCGCGGCCGGCGGCGGGCTCACCCCCTGGGCGGTGACAGGCACGCAGGCCACCGAGCACGAGGTGGGCGGCACCGCCTTCGTCACCCGCGCGGTGGTGTCGGACTACGCGCTCACGGTCAAGGGTGCCACCGTCGGCATCCACGACCGGGTGGAGCTGTCGCTGGCGCGGCAGGACTTCGATGCCGGTGTCGTGGTGCCCCGCACCACGCTCAAGCTGGACATCGCCGGCGTCAAGCTCAAGCTGGCCGGCGATGCGGTGCTCAACTCGGACACCTGGCAGCCTCAGGTGGCCGTGGGACTGTTCTACAAGCACCTGGACCCGGGCAGCGCCGTCGGCGGCGTGCTGGATTCGGTGGGCGCCAAGCGCCATGGCGTGGAGGTGTATGCCAGCGCCACCAAGCTGCTGCTGGCGCAGGGCGTGCTGCTCAACGGCACGCTGCGCGCCACGCAGGCCAACCAGAACGGCTTGCTGGGCTTCGGCACCACCGGCGACCGCCGCATGCGGCTGCAGCCCGAGTTCTCCGTCGCCAAGCTGTTGCGCAAGGACCTGGCCATCGGCGCCGAGTACCGCTTCAAGCCCGACCGCCTGGCCTTTGCCGGCCCGGCCTTCAAGGAATCGGACTGGAAGGACGTGTTCGTGGCCTGGGCACCGAACAAGCACCTGTCCTTCACGCTGGCCTGGGTGGACCTCGGCCAGATCGTGGGCCACGAGCGCCAGCGCGGCACCTACTTGTCCATACAAGCGGGCCTGTGA
- a CDS encoding dienelactone hydrolase family protein: MFDLSDGQVGRFEYESMTPPSRHLYARHLSSGTTSVSIPAELLMPPGVSSEVRVPAVVLSHGSGGVEPPLRQVWVKVLNAAGYAVLIPDSYAPRGVVETNSNQDLVPYPAHVADAMNALRVLIRHPRIDPARIFHIGFSRGGSAAFDTAWPTWSDPVNTDTVKFAGHVVFYPGNCNIRYRTDDRETSTAPMLVLLADRDLEEAQDVAVCRRWYDELIAKGNTIRYKEFKGARHGFDTDNFVYCVNPRTTSSRNCDIEVFMTLQPGSGLGRDAFDFKARRPLTTGPAFADAARACIAIVPGSRGGGDARAIQAQAVRDTLEFLEQIR; the protein is encoded by the coding sequence GTGTTCGATCTCAGCGATGGCCAGGTCGGCCGGTTCGAGTACGAGTCGATGACGCCACCGAGCCGGCATCTTTATGCACGGCATTTGTCGAGCGGCACGACTTCGGTTTCCATCCCGGCCGAGTTGTTGATGCCGCCGGGTGTCTCTTCCGAAGTCCGAGTACCCGCGGTTGTGCTCAGCCACGGCAGCGGTGGCGTGGAGCCGCCGTTGCGGCAGGTGTGGGTCAAAGTCCTGAACGCAGCGGGGTACGCCGTTCTCATACCCGACAGCTACGCACCGCGCGGTGTCGTCGAAACCAATTCGAACCAGGACCTGGTGCCCTACCCGGCCCATGTGGCGGATGCGATGAACGCGCTGCGGGTGCTGATTCGGCACCCGCGGATCGATCCGGCACGCATCTTTCACATCGGCTTTTCAAGAGGGGGCAGTGCGGCCTTCGATACCGCTTGGCCGACTTGGTCCGATCCGGTAAATACCGACACGGTGAAGTTTGCAGGGCATGTCGTCTTCTATCCAGGCAACTGCAACATCCGCTATCGGACCGACGACCGTGAGACGAGCACCGCACCGATGCTGGTGCTGCTGGCTGACCGCGACCTGGAAGAAGCTCAGGACGTGGCCGTTTGCCGGCGCTGGTATGACGAATTGATCGCCAAGGGCAACACCATCCGCTACAAGGAGTTCAAAGGTGCCCGTCACGGATTCGACACTGACAACTTCGTCTACTGCGTCAACCCGCGCACCACGAGCTCTCGCAACTGCGACATCGAGGTGTTCATGACCCTCCAGCCCGGAAGTGGGCTGGGCCGCGATGCTTTCGACTTCAAGGCCCGGCGCCCGCTGACGACTGGACCGGCGTTTGCCGATGCAGCGCGGGCGTGCATCGCCATCGTGCCGGGATCTCGCGGGGGTGGTGATGCCCGAGCCATACAGGCACAGGCGGTGCGCGACACGTTGGAGTTTCTGGAGCAGATTCGCTGA